GCTGCTCGGTCCAGCTGTTGTAGCGCTAGCTTACCCATTGTATAAGCAACGTAATGTATTAGTGGAGAACCTCCCGGCCATCCTTGGGGGAGCGATTGTAGGTCTGTTATTAGGGATGTTTAGTGGTTTGCTTTTAGCAGCTGGCCTAGGATTCTCTGAAATGTATGTTCTGTCCATATTGCCAAAATCCATCACAACGCCTGTAGCGATACAGATCTCAAATGGTTTAGGTGGGGATTCTTCGCTAACTTCTGTATTTGTAATGATTGCCGGATTTACGGGCGCGATTGGCGGTCCTTTCATCATAAAGCTGTTTAAGATAAGAAGTGAGATCGGCATTGGAATCGGTTTAGGTACTGGCTCTCATGCGCTAGGAACTGCAAAGGCGCTGGAATACGGTGAAAAGTCAGTTTCAATGAGCTCCGTAGCGATGACCGTTTGCGCTATTGTCGGTTCATGTATCGGTCCGCTGGTAGCTTGGATCATGTACCCTTAAATTCATTCATCGTTACTATGTTTGCAAAACACTCCATCGGGTAACTATAACTAAGGAACAAATAAAGCAAAGCACCTGAGGAGGATTTCACATGTCAGATTATTCTCAAGATGAAGCGGAAATCCGCAACAAGGAAAATAAAGACGGCGATTCATTAGCTGAAATTAAGAAGATGGAGAATGGTGTGGACATCGAGCCAGAAGCAGACGATTGGGTAGCCAAGCCTGCAGAGTCCTCGCATCCTGATCCGCTTCCTAACGATTTGGACTAAATGATTCGGAAGACAGGCTGTCCTTCATTGGGCAGTCTGTTTTTCTTGAGATCATTTTAGCAATTATTGTATAATGAATTCAGGTACAACCTCATCAGAGAGTTTTCTCCAAGTTCTTAGTAGCATTTTCGCAAATTTCACAGATCTCAGCCATTCTTGTAGCAGGGAGGAAATGAAATGCGTAGTCGGAATGAGAACAGCCGATATCGGCAAAAACGCGGTGAGGCGCTAGCAG
This Paenibacillus sp. FSL R5-0345 DNA region includes the following protein-coding sequences:
- a CDS encoding LrgB family protein, whose protein sequence is MFFIATGIVLLNVAIYLMMSVIYRRFRFPVLIPALTATALVVAILLYFNIPYDTYMIGGQWINKLLGPAVVALAYPLYKQRNVLVENLPAILGGAIVGLLLGMFSGLLLAAGLGFSEMYVLSILPKSITTPVAIQISNGLGGDSSLTSVFVMIAGFTGAIGGPFIIKLFKIRSEIGIGIGLGTGSHALGTAKALEYGEKSVSMSSVAMTVCAIVGSCIGPLVAWIMYP